Below is a genomic region from Onychostoma macrolepis isolate SWU-2019 chromosome 15, ASM1243209v1, whole genome shotgun sequence.
atatcaaatatctgaacatgcaatacatcaaaacaaaatcagACCCTCTACTTTCAAACCAAAAAAATCTTCAagcagtttttatattttccaacACATGAACGTAGGTaggtttcataaaaaaacaaaaacaaaaaaaaagtaaaattttgagcaaaaagctgagaaaatctggatcatattcagtaatattatcaaaGCAAAGATGCAGTAGATGGCTTTCATCAGTATCCCAAAGCTTCACAGGCCTTTAACACTTTCTGAATCAACATTTCACTCGGTAACATTaggcagttttcatttatatgcggTTAGTGTTGatgatcgcattatttttcatatgcatatgctTACATATGACATCTTCCTcgtctgtatttttgatcggcACTTTCTAGACTCATTCAGGAGATGCGTAATAGCGCCCCCTAGCGTATAACTTTTCTGTGTTTGGCGAGGAAAGAGTTAAAGGAGTTCACTTCCAGAGTGAAGATTTCCTCATAATTTACTCGCcaccatgtcatccaagattgcttaatttgcaattttttttaaatataatttttatttttctatttctatttctattttgatttttgattttaatttctgtttttaatttctgtaatttttaTTCTATGTGCATTTCATTACATATAAACTATGCATGGTTGTGTGTGGCACAAATAAAATTGGAATTATATAATGTGGCTATTTCCTCATCCAAACGTCCCTGTTATTAGCTTTTAAAAGATAAGTTcactttataaattaaaattttctgatgatttactcacccccatgtcatccaagatgttcatgtctttctttcttcagttttgtttttgtttttttgaggaaaacattccaggatttttctccatacagTGGACTTCAGTGGTGGACAGCGGATCGAAGGTtaaaaacacaatttcaatGAAGCTTCAAAGAGCTCTACATGATCCAAGCCGAGGATTAAAGGTCTTATCtagtctttttcttttaaaaaaattatattattaatagacTTTTTTTAATCTCAAATGCTCGGCTAGCATTAGCTCTGCGATGCGTGTCTGTAATCCTGCTGGAAAGATCACGCACGGTTAGTCCTTCTTTGTACTTGGGTTAAAAACTCCATCttattttctcctccaactttaAAATCGTCCGACATTGTTTTTCTacctttttttgtaaagggcaTTTGACTTTTCTTTAGGGCTGCCCCCTAAAAGTCAACTAACGGTTAGTCGACGAGAAGAGGCTTGGTCGACCAAAATTTTATAAGCCGCTTagtcgcagaaaaaaaaaagatgtggcAATACATTACATCGAGCAGGACATCCAAACGCTCGcctatcattcatcgacctcgaatatggcttatcatctgaaatatgttagtagcagcaactttacatgttttttttttacactgttttCTTAATCTAATGTTAACCTAGAGATATATGCGCTGTTCAGTGTATAAGAGTAGGCTGAATGcatctttcgaatctgtaaagactctacgtttgtttgtgtgcactcacaataacaacaaaacattgcgcTTTTGTAAAACAATGAAAGGACacaggatgcgctttctgccgtctcggtctCTGTGAACTTCAGCGCAAAACTCTGTGTGTACTTTCTTtacaaacatgaaaaatatatctatagagagcgaaatgtctactttcaaatgaaccaattcaaatggaaaacagatattctcagattatgtaatccgtatgaaacatgcatacagGCGCATCACTACTGCGGAGATGACGAGTCAGTGTCGCCGACTTCATCTCTTAAACCGAAAACAAAGAAAGTACTAGTTTTgcaaaaaattgttaaaatgttaatgcaacctccttactgtttttctctgacacattcataatcattacttctgcCGGTGTGCCGTGGCAAGCTTTATGCATGTGCATGAGCGCTTATTATATGTAGGCTATTAAAGgctcattattatgatttaaatggtttattaataaacatgcgattagtcgactaatgcttCAAATGAACGACTACTAGTTGACCAAAAAatctttagttgaggacagccCTATTGTTTTTTGCATATTGGCTTTGTAAAAAACTGGGTCAGAACTTCTGCCTAATAAAGACACTTAATAAAGACATGCATCGCAGAGCTAATGCTAgctgagcatttgtggttaaaaagtgtataaatataattttttttcaaagaaaaagacTATATAAGACCTTTAATCCTCGGCTGGGATCATGTGGAGCTCTTTGAAGCTACATTGAAACTGCGTTTTTAACCTTCGATCTGCTGGCCACCAATTGCActgtatggagaaaaatcctggaagttttactaaaaaaaaaaaaaaaaaatttatttcttTGCGTCTGAAGAAAGACacgaacatcttggatgacatgggggtgagtaaattatcagaaaattttaatttatgaagTGGACTTATCTTTTAAAAGCTAATAACAGGGACGTTTGGATGAGGAAACAGCTACATTATATAATTCCAATTTGCAGACAATGTGCCACACACAACCATGCATAGTTTGATATGCAATGAAATGCACATagaataaaaattcaaatgagaataacagaaataaaaatagaaataatattttttaaaaatgtacaaattaagCAATTGAAATCAGCCATTTTACTTAAGAAAACATTTCAACAGCTTTTATTTCTATGAAAATGTACTGCTTCAGAAGTTCATCATGGTTGAATGTTTTTAATCCTtactcagcaatggatgctctgcagtgaatgggtgccgtcagaatgagatgtttttaactaaaataccatagagtccataatccataataacgcttccttcagtgaaaaagtgcatctgctgttgtctctcacatcaaattccagccacatatttgattagagctgttttggacagTTTTctctcataaacgctgcttgatctgcagatttctctcctgattcagaccagaacacttgttcactggaggaagtgttattatagaCTCGTATTagagttaaaaacgtcttaatgctggatgtgtctcagcttttgtcttctccagatgttaactgatggactggagtgctgtggattattgtgatgtttttatcagactctcattctgacggcacccattcactgcagagcatccattgctgagacactgatgcagagacacatttctacaaacctgatgaaaacacaaatatacatCCTTACAtcgaattttaatttttggctgaactattcctttaaacattTTGAGTGGCTCCATCATGATCAGTTATTCAGGACGCTGCAGACCAGATGAAAGCTAGTCTACACACGTCTAGTCTCAAATCTATTTCTCACCAAACTGACTCTTGCAGAAGTTCTGCTGGATCTCCTGCTCTCCGAGTCCTTCGGAGTCTGGACTGCAAACCTCACACACTGCAGAATCTGGAGAAAAGACAGAAGAAATGGAGGAAAAACCTAACAGTTGTTTTCAGCTGCTTGCACagattttcaaaactttgcctctcttttttaaaactttacacacaaatctaaAAATTGCACACAGAATGCAAAATGCCttgcatctcttgcaaaatgaagcactgcattcaaaatatcacaaacacaactcaaaagcaaacacctttgccataatattatatttttggatatatcatatacacagttattcaaaaccTAAATATGTGCTTTAATGAGCTCCTGTGTTCAAGATTGAAAGTAAATGGCAGACAGATGTTGCAAAAATTCACAGTAAACACGAAAGCAAGATTGAAAGCAAACCTGTTTTACTGTAAGTATTTGTGGCTGtgaatacagtattacacaGAACGAAAGAAAGGCAACACATCAAGCATGTGTGTAGTTGTGtagatgtgtgtgtttattgatTGGTTGGAGTTCAGTGAAGCACATGCCAGGAGTTTTTGATTGGTTGTGTttggaaaaggaaatcaagaGACTTCCtctcagatgtgtgtgtgttgcatagagaactgtgtgttgtgttttgcataaagtcaaaggctgagaatagtgtctggttttgcagatctggtgtgtgcttctgctgtttgagtgacagctttcagaaactgtgtgaaagtaaagattctgtgtgtaagcagctgaaaattaaattaaaattaaagtcgGTTCAAACCTTCGGTCGCCTCGGTGGTTTCATCCCGGTTCGGGTCTCTTTCTCCGGGGATGCAGAGCTCCGCTCCATCTGGGAACCGGCTGCAGTTGAACATCTCCGGCCACGGAAAGCCGAAGGCGCTCATGACGGGCAGACACGCGTCCCTCACCGCCTCACAGAGACTGCGGCACGGTCCCACCGGAGCCGAGACCTCCGGTAAACACACCGGCGCATAGAGCGAGCAGAGAAAGCGCCGCGTGTCTCGGTGACAGTGCTTACCGAGCAGCGGCATCCACGCGGCGGACTGCTGCTGCGCTTCTCTCGCGCTGGCGTGACCCAGCAGGTTCGGTAAGCGCATCTCTCCGTAACCGATACCGGAACACAGACCCATCGTGTTCGGAACCGGCTTACACACCGAACGCACGGCGCCCAACTCCGCAGACACTGGGCTTGCTGCCagaccttcatcatcatcatcagcagcagcagcatcttCATCAGCTCTCGACGCACTGAGAACCAACAACGcgatcacacacacagaacGAAGATTAAACATGATGGAGACGCGCGTGCaaactcgtgtgtgtgtgtgtgtgtacttgtttatacTACACcgtggggaccaaatgtccccacaaggatagtaaaacctgaccgGCCTGCGGGTTACGGGACAAAAAATATCGTTTggtgtagagagagagagagagagagtgagtgtgtgtgtgtgtgtgtgtgtgtgtgtgtgtgtttctccacATCCTGTGAATCAAACGCATCAGGTTGTTTATGACCGGAAGCAAAACACTTCAGAGGCCCGTGAGAGGCTTTCTGTCGCCAGTCGACTGAGATTTGGTTCTCTAAAGTTCTGAGAATGGACTTGGGTTTTAGTTGGGAAAATTAAAacttgaaaacaaaaatgtctaaaaacaacTTATAAACAACGTTTCTAAAAACTTAAGCAAAACTttagttttataaaaaattataaagttTCTATAATGTTCTGAAAATGTCTGAAAACTTACAAAcaacatttctaaaaatgcACTTTAGTTTTAGTTGGGAAAAACTTTAAAGCacttctaaaacaaaaacaaaccttaaaagcaatgtttctaaaatgttctgggaacatattttagttttagttgggaaaataaaaccataaaaactatGTTTCTAAAATATTAGGAAGTGATTCCCAAAGAAGTAATCAAATGGAAACCATAAACCAATGTTTGAGGAACATTTAATGTTTGCCAGCATAATGAAACATAATAAAGTCCCCATCAATACAACATTTATAAAGTCCATCTAATCTACAACAAAAAGTTGGCGAAATAAACTTTTAGCAGATAAAACAcgtttaaaatgttgtttttctctTCTAGAAAACCAAAAATATTGACGACTAATTTTGCagaataatcattaaaaaataaataaataaatacacctGAATCTGGGAACACAATGACACAGAAAACCAGAAAATGACTGTCGTTCTCCTGTGATGGTCCCATTCATCCTGCATTTACACGACAGTTCCTCACTGTGGCCACTAGATGGACACATTCAACATATATAACCACAACAAATAATTGAGGTCATTGCTGGAtcctcattaaaataaaaattaaaataaaaacagagaataAACAATATAACCCTTTAATAGCTAAATATGTGTCCACTGCTGTCAAAGACTGCAGATAATACTCTATGGAAATAGTgacagtgtttgtgtttattgCACGTGTGTCTCTCTACATAGTGTTAAGCATAATTATTTGTGGGGCAAAGAGCTGTCATAGCATCACTATGATCATATGAACTGTTTACATGTGCAGCTGTCAACATAAAGAGATTCAAATTCATTCACAGTGACTGCAGGCATGAAATATCTCAACATGCTTCACATGCAGCATATATACGGTGCAACTACTCACTGATAGACAGACAGTAGAAATGTACAATACAGTAGACAGTACgaataaaaacacacagcttCCATAACAATGATTAACCATATTTCTGAACACTTGTTAAACATGAAAGCTTAATTTCTTAGTAAttacttttcttctctgttttgttTCCAGTGTTAATCATCCCTCAGTGTCTCTCACCTTGAACCTCCACTGACATTTCAGGAGCAGCTCTATCTTTAGCACATAAACACAATCCTAAATCTGATGAGCTATTTAAAGCCTTGCAGAGCCATGGTGATGATCTCAGActttttacaaacatatttCACATGGCAAACCTAATCTCATTTAAGAAAGCCATAGAAATATGAGATTATACACAATTCAGAACCAAACCTCTTCTTCGGTTTTCACTATTTCTTAAATCCGTCCTCATTGTAGCtcatgatgaataaaagtaaatgtaGAGACAAATGCTACTAAATGTGTTGGtttatagacagacagatgagtgtgacatcagtatttacagaaaaaaacagtgactctgaagactgagCTGAGTAACATTGTGTTGGCAGTTATGGAAATGTGAAGTTCTACCAGTGTTTCTGTCAGAATGGAGGAGAAATAAACCCCTCAGTCATTTTTCCCCCGTCATCATCATACTTTGACCCCTGGCTGTTCTCACCCTCGAGAACCCTCTATGATCCTGTCGTCGACTGAAGAGAGAAAGACATTGAAATCACACCTGTGTCTCCCGTCAAACACCTCGCTGACAGAGACGGAAACTCCTCACAGCAGACGCCactggagaaagagagagacagacacatacagacagagagacagagagatagatggacagacagctAGATGGATGGACAGAGACAGGTGGACAgacaaatggatggatggactgacggacggacagacagatggacaaatagacagacagaaggagagacggatggatggacagacagacagattggcagatggacggacagacacaaagacagacagaaggacagactcACAGAAGGACAgacgaacagacagacagaaagacagatggatggatggacggacagacggacagacagacagacagatggacggacggacggacggacagacagacacacagacagacagaaggacagactcACAGaaggacagacggacagacagacagacagatagatggacagacagaaggacagactcacagacagacaagaaggacagacagatagatagacagacagatagacagacagatagatggacagacagaaggacagactcacagacagacagatagatggacagacagacagaaggacagactcacagacagacagatagatggacagacagacagaaggacagactcacagacagacagacagaaggacagacagacagatagatagatagatagatagatagatagatagatagatagatagatagatagatagatagatagatagatagatagacagacagatagatagatggacagacagaaggacagactcacagacagacagaaggacagacagatagatggacagacagacagaaggacagacagatagatggacagacagaaggacagacagatagacagacagatagatggacagacagacagatggacagactcacagacagaaggacagactcACAGaaggacagacggacagacagacagatagatggacagacagacagaagtacagactcacagacagacagaaggacagacagatagatggacagacagaaggacagactcacagacagacagaaggacagacagatagatggacagacagatggacagactcACAGACAGAAGTACAgactcacagacagacagaaggacagacagatagatggacagacagaaggacagactgcagacagacagaaggacagacagatagatggacagacagaaggacagactcacagacagacagaaggacagacagatagatggacagacagaaggacagactcacagacagacagaaggacagacagatagatggacagacagacagaaggacagacagaaggacagacagacagatagatggacagacagaaggacagactcacaaacagacagaaggacggacagatagatggacagacagaaggacagactcacagacagacagaaggacagacagatagatggacagacagatggacagactcACAGACAGAAGTACAgactcacagacagacagaaggacagacagatagatggacagacagaaggacagacagacagacagaaggacagacagatagatggacagacagacagaaggacagacagaaggacagacagacagatagatggacagacagaaggacagactcacaaacagacagaaggacaaacagactttttacaaacatatttCACATGGCAAACCTAATCTCATTTAAGAAAGCCATAGAAATATGAGATTATACACAATTCAGAACCAAACCTCTTCTTCGGTTTTCACTATTTCTTAAATCCGTCCTCATTGTAGCtcatgatgaataaaagtaaatgtaGAGACAAATGCTACTAAATGTGTTGGtttatagacagacagatgagtgtgacatcagtatttacagaaaaaaacagtgactctgaagactgagCTGAGTAACATTGTGTTGTCAGTTATGGAAATGTGAAGTTCTACCAGTGGTTCTGTCAGAATGGAGGAGAAATAAACCCCTCAGTCATTTTTCCCCCGTCATCATCATACTTTGACCCCTGGCTGTTCTCACCCTCGAGAACCCTCTATGATCCTGTCGTCGACTGAAGAGAGAAAGACATTGAAATCACACCTGTGTCTCCCGTCAAACACCTCGCTGACAGAGACGGAAACTCCTCACAGCAGACGCCActggagacagagagagacagacacatacagacagagagacagagagatagatggacagacagctAGATGGATGGACAGAGACAGGTGGACAgacaaatggatggatggactgacggacggacagacagatggacaaatagacagacagaaggagagacggatggatggacagacagacagattggcagatggacggacagacacaaagacagacagaaggacagactcACAGAAGGACAgacgaacagacagacagaaagacagatggatggatggacggacagacggacagacagacagacagatggacggacggacggacggacagacagacacacagacagacagaaggacagactcACAGaaggacagacggacagacagacagacagatagatggacagacagaaggacagactcacagacagacaagaaggacagacagatagatagacagacagatagacagacagatagatggacagacagaaggacagactcacagacagacagatagatggacagacagacagaaggacagactcacagacagacagatagatggacagacagacagaaggacagactcacagacagacagacagaaggacagacagacagatagatagatagatagatagacagatagatagatagatagatagatagatagatagatagatagatagatagatagacagacagatagatagatggacagacagaaggacagactcacagacagacagaaggacagacagatagatggacagacagacagaaggacagacagatagatggacagacagaaggacagacagatagacagacagatagatggacagacagacagatggacagactcacagacagaaggacagactcACAGaaggacagacggacagacagacagatagatggacagacagacagaagtacagactcacagacagacagaaggacagacagatagatggacagacagaaggacagactcacagacagacagaaggacagacagatagatggacagacagatggacagactcacagacagaaggacagactcACAGaaggacagacggacagacagatagatggacagacagaaggacagactcacagacagacagaaggacagacagatagatggacagacagaaggacagacagacagacagaaggacagacagatagatggacagacagatggacagactcACAGACAGAAGTACAgactcacagacagacagaaggacagacagatagatggacagacagaaggacagactcacagacagacagaaggacagacagatagatggacagacagaaggacagactcacagacagacagaaggacagacagatagatggacagacagaaggacagactcacagacagacagaaggacagacagatagatggacagacagacagaaggacagacagaaggacagacagacagatagatggacagacagaaggacagactcacaaacagacagaaggacggacagatagatggacagacagaaggacagactcacagacagacagaaggacagacagatagatggacagacagatggacagactcACAGACAGAAGTACAgactcacagacagacagaaggacagacagatagatggacagacagaaggacagactgcagacagacagaaggacagacagatagatggacagacagaaggacagactcacagacagacagaaggacagacagatagatggacagacagacagaaggacagacagaaggacagacagacagatagatggacagacagaaggacagactcacaaacagacagaaggacggacagatagatggacagacagaaggacagacagacagaaggacagactcGCAGACAAACAGAAGGACAGacgcacagacagacagaagtaCAGTCtcacagaaggacagacagaaggacagacgcacagacagacagaaggacagactcacagacagacagacagatagatggacagacagaagtACAGTCTCACAGAAGGACAGacgcacagacagacagaaggacagacagaaggacagactcACAGACGgacggatggacagacagacagacagaataaTCAAGTTACTCAAAtttgacaaaataataaaactggGATATATAGCACATATCCCACCTAACAGAGAACACTCAGAACTTCGGCTAATgttctggcaaggttctctcaaagttatagATTTTCAAGTAACATTAAAAGAACGTTTGTTCAAtgttatctggtctttaatgatgctctcaaaacatttgatcaaaaacattttttatacaatgtttacaattttttctgaaatgttttagttATACTTTCttctaacatttttaaaatgttactacTTGCATCAGAACATTaagagaacattcaaaacataACATACATtctcataatgtttgcaaaatggtCAAATGCAAAGTTCCCTTAATGTttgcataacaaaaaaaaaaaaaaaagggaaaaaaaatcacttaaaaaacaggaacattcagaaataaagtttttgtaaCTTAATGGGAACATTAGCATAACTTtcttatatt
It encodes:
- the sfrp2l gene encoding secreted frizzled-related protein 2-like; translation: MFNLRSVCVIALLVLSASRADEDAAAADDDDEGLAASPVSAELGAVRSVCKPVPNTMGLCSGIGYGEMRLPNLLGHASAREAQQQSAAWMPLLGKHCHRDTRRFLCSLYAPVCLPEVSAPVGPCRSLCEAVRDACLPVMSAFGFPWPEMFNCSRFPDGAELCIPGERDPNRDETTEATEDSAVCEVCSPDSEGLGEQEIQQNFCKSQFAFRLRIGSWSRLGTDVRVVPQGRSRVLRWLGGPQEQSALWLPHGCSCPALEGQLKGSYIALGHMQNGRMLLRRLLKWSRDEKELKKFIRTLLRQDC